ACGACACCGTAAAAATTGCCAGAGGATGCGGAGTTGATCACATCGTCAGCTTCACCAGGAACCAGGGCCTGGCCAAAGGCTTCATGGCCGGCATAAAGCGGGCCCTGGCAGAAGGAGCCGATGTTATCATCAACACCGACGCTGATAATCAATATAACGCCGCTGACATACCAGCCCTTGTCGCCCCTATAATTGGAGGCAAGGCCGACTATGTCATAGGTGAGCGCCCCATCAGCGCCATCGAACACTTTTCTCCAGTCAAAAAAGTTCTCCAGAAAATTGGGAGCTGGGTCGTTCGCGTCGCCAGCAAAACCGACATACCCGATGCCCCCAGTGGCTTTCGCGCCATGAGCCGAGAGTGCGCTATGCGTTTAAACGTTTTTAACGAGTACACCTACACCCTTGAGACCATTATTCAGGCTGGCCAGAAAGGCATGGCCATAACATCCGTACCCGTTGGCGTCAACGAAGATCTGCGCCCCTCACGCCTCGTCAAAAGCATCCCCAGCTACATAAAAAAATCCATCATTACCATTATTCGCATCTTCGTCGTCTATAAGCCATTTCGCTTTTTTATGACCATTGGCGCAATCCTTTTTGCCCTTGGTTTCTCCATTGGCTTGCGTTTTCTCTATTACTATTTCACCGGAAATGGTGAAGGCTATGTGCAGTCACTTATTCTTGCAGGCCTTTTGATGGGCATGGGATTTCAGACCGGGCTCATCGCCTTCATCGCCGACCTGCTCAGCGTAAACCGTAAACTGCTTGAGGAAGTTCGCCTCATGCAGAACAATACCGCCTCGAAACTATGAAAACGCACCACAAAAAACTCCTCCACACCGCAGGAACCCTTATCGCTCTTATTGCCATAGTCTTTGTCGCACAGCGCCTCTGGCAGAACATTCATGCACTGGATCCAGGCAGGATAACCTCCGCCACCTGGCTCGCCATACCCTTACTCTGCTTGGTCTACAGCGCCGCAAACCCCATAAGGGCCCGTATCTGGTACCATCTGCTCCACGCCCAGCAGACCCCCGTTCACTGGGCATGGGCCCTTTACGCCTATGGAGCCAGTGACATCGCCAAATACCTCCCTGGAAATATCTTTCAATTCGCCGGACGCCAGACACTTGGCATGGCAGCTGGAATACAAGCCACCGTGCTCCTGAAATCGGCATTTTGGGAAATAACCCTCATGGTCGGCAGCGGCAGCCTGTTCCTCATTCTTATCCCCCCACTGCTGAGTCACCACATGACCATATCAGTTCCCGGCATCCCCATCCTCCTTATCCTGTACATAACTCTTGTTATGATACTCCTGGGAGTCCTGAGGCGATTTTTTGGCCCCGACGCCAACAAAGCAGCCGCCCTCCAGGTGCTCTTCCTTGGCATAAGCGGCCTTACCTTTGCGATACTCATGACCGTAATCACCAGAACCCCTGTGGATCTGAGTTTGCTTACCAGTTGGACCGCAGCCTATATTATAGCATGGCTCATCGGTCTCATAACCCCCGGTGCGCCAGCTGGCCTGGGCATTCGCGAAGCCATCTTGCTGCTCCTGCTGACACACACAGCCCATGAAGCCCACCTGCTTCTTGCCATAGCCATCAGCCGCGTCATAACAACCATCGCAGACATAGCCCTCTTTTTTTTAGCCACCACCCATAGCAAACAGCAAACCTCACCCTTTTCAGGAAGCTGACCATGACAACAGCAGCTCAGCCAACAACCAGCAACACCCGGCTTCTATTTCTGCTTACCATTCCTATCGTGCTTGTGATTCAGGGCGCAGTGCCCTTTCTTGCAATACCCACTCTCGGGCAAGCAGTCTGGACAGTCGGGTTTGGGCAGTCGTTCCTGAACCAGTCACTCATGGCTATCCACGCCACAAATATGGGAGCCCCTGAACCAGCAGCAATTGCCTTTGGACTGGCAGGAGCCTACACTACCACCCTTTTACTGGCCCTCGGCCTCGAAGCCCCCAATGCATATGCCACCATGGCCGCCCTTTGGTTTACTATCGCCTATTACGGTGCATGGCGACTGAGCCGTTACCTTGGCCTCAGTCCAAACCTCGCCATTCTCAGTGCCCTCACCTGGATGAGCCTGCCCATTATCTGGAACCACGCCAGCTACTCCATGCTCTCCATGGGCATAGCCCTCCTGCCAACCTACATATGGAGCACCCTGAACCTTGCCTGGCACAGCCGCCAGTCCTCTCCCCGCAGAAAACCCGCCATAGCACTTTACCTTGCCCTCTGCCTCATAAGTATCTTTATGGACGGCTATACATTCATGATGTTTGCAACCGCAACAGCAGCCATATACCTTGCTACCTACTGGCAGAACCCCAGCCAGCGGCGCCAAATACTCTTCCAGTTGGCTCCCGTAATATTCCTTGGCTTGAGCCTTGCCTACACCCTATTTGCCCTGTATATTGGTCAAAGCACCTACGAACGCGCTCCAATAAGCTTCTTTCGGGGCTGGGGACTCGACCTCAGCTTCATCGCCGTACCCACCCAGGGAGTTCACTGGTTTTGGGACGCGCTGGGTCTTAGCATCCCTCGCAGCGCTGAAACCTACTTTGGCGACGCCTCTGTATGGGTAACCACCTTTGCCCTGCCCCTTGTTCTCACCAGCGCCATAGCCCTGTACCCGACCCTGAAGCACACCCGCAAAATTGTCACCATCCTGGTGTTGCTTGCCGCGATTGGCTATTACATGAGCCTGGGCCCATCGCTGAAAATCAACTCCACCAAACCGCACCCTACGCCCGATGGAGGAATGCAAGCATCCCATGCCATCGCTCCCACCGCAAATGCCGTGATATCCCGTTATCTTCCCGGATTTAACAACATGCGTGCCTCTTACCGCTGGAGCGCCCTCGGCATGCTTGGAAGCTGGGCAATTGTTAACCTTGCCCTCGCCCGCACACCCATGCCCCGCGCAAAGCGCATCACTCTTGCCACTCTGACATTCACGCTGCTTATCACCAGCAACCTTCCCCATCTGCAGCGCAAGTGGCAAAGCAATCATAAAAATTACCAGGCATTTCAACAAATCCAGCAAACCATACTCGTCGATCTCAAGCTCGACACTCGCCCCGGAGAGTACGTAGCCTTTTTACCCTACCGCAACGACTTTCTGGTGAATTACCTTGCGTCAGCAGCCCGGATACGGGCCTATAACATCGGTGGCGATAAAAACCTCGCCCAGGCCCGTGCCAACTGGCCCATGACACTCCGGCAATATCCCATGGCAGTCATCGATGAACACTTTGTATCGCGAACCATCACGTTACTCACCGAAACTACAGCAGACACCGTAGTCCTGCCTCACATAGACATGCTCTGGGCTGCCCACTACTGGCCCTATCCCACAGAACACAGAGACGCCATAGAACAGATCCTGCCCCAGTTTGCCTCATACCCTGGCATTCACATACAGACCAGGGAATACTACACCGCCCTGCGCCTGCAAACCCCATAATCATTTGAAGGACCGCACATGCCCGTAAGACGCCCTGCCTTTTCCCTGATTGTCATCATCCTGCTCATCGCAGGGTGTGGCAGTAAAAGCAGCACAGATCCCATATCACAGAAGCCGGGAACCACCCCGCCCGACACCCCCGCCCAGCACATTCCGCTGCAGGCAACCATCCAGGGCATAGCCCAGAATCACACCCTGCAAATACAATATAACCAGCACCCCCCCATCCACATTGACCACACAGCCAACAACACCCCCTATTTCCTCGGCACCCAGGCCCCCGACACCAGCTATCACATCCAGATAATACAACATCCATGGCAGCAACTTTGCAGCATACAGAACCCAAGCGGCACCATAACCACCCATAGCCAGCCCGTAATTACCATCACCTGCGCCACCACCAAACTCAACGACACCGGAATACACAGCTGCGCAACAGCCAGCCAGGCGGATACCACCTGCCCCCAGGCAGCAGCACCCCGCCAGGACGCCGATACCGGACGAGACTTCGCCGCTCGCCAGGGAACAATCCTGAAAATCGGCAACGGCAACGCAGGCTTTGACTTCACGAAAATAAGCGCCGATGGAACCCCCCTCCCCCCCAGCAGCCCCACATGGTCCTGCGTACTCGACAATCACACCGGCCTCATGTGGGAAAGCAAGAGCCCAGGCCCTGGCCTTCATAACGCGCAGCACACCTACACCTGGTATAACCCCAGTGGATATGACGACGGAGGCAACCCCGGAGCAGTGCAAACCAGCCCCCCAAAACCCGAAAACTGCACAAACCACCTCCCGGCCTGTAACACACACGAATACATAATCGCAGTCAACATCAGCACCCTGTGTGGCTCCCGTGACTGGCGCCTGCCCACACGCGAAGAGCTCCGCTCCATAATTGACTACAGCCAGCATAAAGTCGCCATCGACACAGACTACTTCCCTGCAACCATGGCAGGCTGGTACTGGAGCGCCAGCCCCAATGCCGACTACCACTACTTCGCCTGGGGCATCAACTTTGGCAACGCCAACGACTTCACCAACTTCAAGCACATCGCTCACCACGTGCGACTCGTGCGCAGCCACAAGGAGAAGCCATGAAAGGCAAAATGCCCATAATAGCGACACTCGCACTAGTAATTATCAGCATCAGTAGTGCCAGCAGTCGTGCCGCCCACATCTGTCGTGAGACCATTACCCCCACCACACCCGACAGCCAGTTTGTGGAGCACCACGATGCAACCGTCACCGACACCAGAACCGGCCTCATGTGGAAACGATGCAGTGAAGGCCAGCAATGGGACGGAACAACCTGCACAGGCCAGGCCATCACCTTTACCTGGCAACAGGCACTGGAGTATGCACAGGCCCATACCCACAGCCAGTACAGTGACTGGCGCGTTCCAAACGTAAAAGAACTCGCGTCACTCATGGAAAACGCCTGTACCCAGCCAACCATCAACACCCGAATCTTTCCCGCCACACCCAGTGAACGTTACTGGACATCCAGTCCCGCACCCCGCCGACCGGGCGCATCCTGGAATATACGCTTCCTCAGCGGACACAGCTATACCTACGACAACTGGCAACTCAGCCATATACGACTCGTTCGCCCTGGCGCGCAGCAGCAATGATGCGATTTGACACGAAAAACACATTTTTTTAACGGCGGAACTTGGCGTCGTCGCCGAGTCACCCTGTCTCAACGAAGAAGGAGGTTTTTGCGAAAAAAAAAACATGCACCACAGGGAAAACAACCTGAATCCATAGAAAAAACATATAAAAGAGCTTGACAAGGGGTCATTGAATCATTAAAAACTAATCGATGTGTAGAGGATGCCGTTTGGATCTCCTGTAGATTGCAACGGGAATCATCGTGACGTAACTCGATTACAAAAAAAGGAGGGTTTCATCATGGCGAACTGTGGCCCGTTTGTTTGCAGGAGGTGGCCAAGGGGACACTGATTGATCGGCAGAGAAAGACAGTTATAGGTAAAATCCAAATTTGAGAGGTTAATGTATGAGCGTTACAACCGCAGAAATTATTGAGCTTTATGTAGCAAGCTTCGGACGCGCACCCCGTAAATCCGAGCTGGAAGCCCTGGAAACTGCATCCGCAGGGAAGACCAAATCTGAAGTGGCAGCAGACATGATTGAGAGCTCCGGCTCCTTCGCCTCTGCTGACAACACTGCATTCCTGAACGAAGCATACCAGGCGTTCTTTGGCCGAGTTGCTGACGCTGAAGGTCTTGCTTTCTGGGGTGCCGCCCTTGAAGCTGGACTGAGCCGTGCTGATCTGATTGCCGAACTGGTAGCTGGTGCTGACAACTATCCCGCAGAAGGTGCCAATGCAGCCGAAGCCGCCAAGGATAAGGCAATAGCAGCCAACAAAAAGGCCGTAGCCACGTACTTTGCCGAGTCTGGCATTGAAGATGAGGCCCAAGCCTCTGAAGTGCTCGACGGAGTTACCGAAGATCCTGCCACTGTAGACAGTGCCAAGGACGTAATTGACGAGGCCACGCAGGTTCCAGGTGAGACATTTACACTGGTGTCCGGCGCGGAAGTGGTTGAAGGCACTGCTGGTAACGATACGATCATCGCAGTTACCGATAACCTCGCTTCCAAACGCACCCTTGATCAGGGCGACCAGATTGACGGTGGTGAGGGTAACGACGTCCTGAAAGTTGCTTTGGGTGCCAACTTTAACGGCTTTACCGGTGACGGGTACCTCAAAAACGTGGAGACCATTGAGCTGACCAATGAGAGCAATTTCGCGCGCACCTTTAATGCTAATGGTATAGAGGGCGTTACAGAGTACGTGGTGAATGCCACTACGAAAGACGTTAAGGTAACTAACATTAAAGAGCTTCTTGATGTTATTACGGTCAACGGGCAAAAAGAGGGGACCCTCGACTTCACATACGCTGCCGCAGCAGTGAGCGGTTCTGACGACGCGCTTACCCTCGCGCTGAATAGCGTAGGTAGTGCCAAAACAACTACTGCCGCTCAGATTAATCTTGCTGTAAGTATTGCTGGTATCGAAGACCTTTCTTTGGATGTTGCAGGGAATAACTTCGTGAATCTGACCAGCGTTACTGAAGCGAAGACTATTTCCGTACTTGGTTCAGGGAATGTTGATATTACTGCTGTCGCAGCTGGTGTTACGGCTTTTGATGCCTCAGCGGCAACAGGGACGGTGACAGCAAATCTCGCAGGCGCTGGCACTTTCACAACCATTATGGGTGGGGCCGGTAAAGACACTATTACTGTAGATGGAACCGAACTCGACATTATCGCAACCCTTGATGGTGGAGAAGGCTATGACGTTCTGACGATCAATAATGCCACCAGTGGTGCTGCTGATAATACCCTTGCCCTCAATATGCAGAACTTCGAAGAGCTGCGCATTAATGGCGCCGCTACTCAAGAGCTGACGTTCGCAGCCGCCTCGGTTTCCGGACTTGAGAAAGTAGTGCTCGGAACTATGGGTGTCGGTGGCTCGGTTGTGCTGGCGCAAATGCAGGCAGAAAATATGACTCTGCAGCTGCAGACCGCTACCGCTGGCTCTGCCACAGTGGGCAAGGCTACTTACGACGGCTATGGCGAGCTTACCATTACTACAGGTGATGCTGCGAACGATAAGACGGCCCCACGCGAAACTGAAATAGAGGTTATAAGCAACAATGCCTCTATTGTGAATGTGAACGTAGCCGCACGCACTGCGCTTAACAGTGATATACTGCTGACAGCTGCAGATCAGCTGACCTTGAACGTGGCAACAGGCAAAGCAAGTGAAGCTATCGGCGTGACCCATGTAAAAGGTGATGAACTTACTTCTTTTGGTGGCTCGATTAACGCCCAGGTTGCAACTTCCGTAATTATTGACGCTAAAGGCCTGCTGGATGGTGCAACCATTGAGGCTAACCAGGCTGAGTCTGTTGTTGCCGATGTCGCAGCAGGTGATTTGACGCTTATCACTGGTAAAGTGGAGTCCATTGAAATGAAGGCGACGGGTGCCTTCCAGATTAATGATGACTCTGACCTTTCTGCTCTGAATTCTTTGGTTCTGACTACAGGCAAGGTATTCACTTTTGAAGATGCGAATGTAAATGGCTTGGCTGAACTGGCCTATGTTCAGGTAGACGGAAATGGAAGCATGACTTTTGGTAATAATGCAATAGGGGCTGATCAGGAAGGTGTTACGGTCGCGGCAACCGAATTGCTTGGTGGAATTACGGTTATTGTCGATGATGCAGCCTCAGTTGCGGGTTCTACAGCAGCGGTGTACGGAAGTACTATTGGTAAAAATACCATAGAAATCGGCGCCCGTGCAGAAGTAGAACTCACAGGTGGTGTAAGCGCCGATGTGTTTACCGTTGACCTTAATGTGAACGTTGATCAAAACATCACTATTACTGGTGGCGCTGGTAATGACAAGTTCGTCATTGGTAGTACTTACCAGAATAAGAACATTGTAACCATTACAGACTTTAACAGTGGAGATGCATTCCACATTGACGGGACAGATAAAATAGCAGCAAGTACTGTTGCTGACACTTATGATTTGAATGACGCTGTTGCCTTCCTCTTGGATGCGGGGATGTCTGGAGCGACTACGAATAACGTAAGTGTACAGGAGTTTGACGCTGCTGCTGAAGACGTGACAGCCATTTACTATGGTGGTGACACGTACTTCGTGATCGGTAACAGTGATGGCAACTTCGACGCAGGCGAGGTTCTTCTGAAGTTGCAAGGTGTAACTACGGTAACAGCTGCGCAGGTTACTGCACTGTTCGATCTTACGGTTTAAGTGTAAATCAAATACAAGCCGGATAAATGTAGATTTATTGTGTGCTTGTAGTTGATTGGCGCGAATTTGGAAAAGCCCCGGCGGCTAGCCGGGGCTTTTCATGTATAATCCGAAAGTAATCGGGAGTTGAAGTTGTTTGATCTTGTTCCATTAAATGCAAAAAAATATAAGACTTTATCCTGGTCCAAGTTCCAGGATTATAGATTTGCTTCAAAATTTAATATTATACCAGTTGTGATAGCAGAGTTGGCTGATGTTATTGCAACTTTGCCTTTGGCTTTTGTAAGATATGCTACTGGTGAGCTTGAGCTGGTAGCCATAGCAGCACTGAAGAACAATGAAAACTGGTTTATTACACCGGCTGGAAAATGGGTGGGTGGCTATGTGCCTGCGGCACTGAGAAGCTATCCCTTTGGGCTTATTCGTGTTGCTGACGCGGGTCAGAAAATCTTGGGCATTGATGAGTCTTCAGGGTTAATACATGCCAATCAAGAACATATAGCTTTTTTTGATGATTCAGGTGAACATGCAGCTGAAGTGAAAAATATAGTACATTTCCTGCAAAAGATAACTGAAAATAAAATTGCGACTGATGCTGCTGTGCAGTCGCTTGATAAGGCGAACATTATTGAGCCATGGCCACTGGGGATTCAAGAAGGTGATGATATTACTCCCGTTGAAGGGCTGTATAGAATTAATGAAGGTTTCCTGAACAATATAGACGAGCTGCAGTTCTATGAGTTGCGCAAAAAAAATGCACTTGCGCTTGCTTACGCCCAGCTTTTTGCACAAAAACGCATGGAGCTATTACAGCGCGCGCGAAGCATGTATATAAATCAACGTGCTCATGAACACCTGTTGGCCCAGGATAGTCTCGATTTTGAAATTGGTGATGATACACTGAAGTTTTAGCAGCTTGCTAAATACCTAAATCAGGCAGGCAACTGAAAAACCAAGATATACAAGGCACCCGCAAAATGAGAAATGAGGCGTACTCTTCGTGCATTGCACGACAAGTGGCAGCGGGCAATGTCGCTTATGGAGGTTTTTCAGCAGCCGGTTATGGAGTTGCCGCATGACTACCTGGACCGATGGATATGTCGCAGAAATTGGATATTTGTATGGATATTATGGTGAACTGAATCCTCGGCGATGTCAGCTTGCCTTTTTGCACAGTGGGCTGCAGCCTCCGCAGATATACAACGCATGTGAACTGGGCTTTGGGCAGGGGGTCAGTATTAACCTGCACGGCGCAGCCAGTGGTATTCCGTGGTTTGGAACGGACTTTAATCCTGCTCAGGTATCCTTTGCGCAGGATCTTGCCGCCCAAAGTGGGGCCGCTGTGCACCTTGCCGATGATACTTTTGCTGACTATGTAAGGCGTGATGGGCTGCCCTTGTTTGATTATATCGGTTTGCATGGAATCTGGAGCTGGATTAATGAGAGCAATCGCCAGGTTATTGTTGATTTCATCCGCTGCAAGCTCAAACCGGGTGGCATTGTTTATATAAGTTATAACTCGCAGCCGGGCTGGGCAGCCATGATTCCATGGCGTGAGCTCCTTACGACCCATGCAAACCGCATGGGTGCTCCAGGTCTTCCCATTGCAGCGCGTATTGATCAGGCCATGGGTTTTGCCAGGGATCTCATGGCTGCGAACCCTCTGTATGCTCAGGCGAACCCTATTGTTGCAAAGCGTTTTGAAGACATGGGGAAGCAGGATCGTCATTACCTTGCCCACGAATATTTTAACCGTGACTGGCTCCCCATGAGTGTCATGCAACTCTCAGCGCAGCTCAAAGAAGCCAGGCTTGATTATGCCTGTTCTGCCCACTATCTCGATCATATTGATGCCCTTAACCTCACTTCTGAACAGCAGCAGCTGCTTTCGAAAATCCATGATCCTATAATGAAGGAAATGGTGCGTGACTTCTGTATGAATCAGCAATTTCGTCGTGACTACTGGAGCAAAGGCTTGCGTCGTCTTGCACCATTGGAACAGGCTGCTGCACTGCGCGAGCACGTGGTGATTCTTACTCAGCATCCCCAGGATATCAGCCTGAAAATTAAGGGTGCTCTGGGTGAGGCAGTGATGAATGAAAGTGTTTATGGCCCTATACTGGAATATCTTGGTGACTGGAAGCCTCGGAGTATTCAGCAGATTGAACAGGCCCTTGCCAGCAGAAATATCACGCTGATCCAGATAGTTCAGGCCGTATTGGTTCTGAGCGGAAGCGGAAGCCTGGCAGCATGCCAGGATGAAAAAACGATTGAGACAGCTCAAGTATATACAGACAGGCTCAACCAGCACATTTGTGATATGGCTCGCAGTCGCAGTGAAATTTCGTTTCTTGCCAGTCCGGTTATCGGTGGCGGTGTCCCTGTGAATCGTATTCATCAGTTGTTTTTACTTGCGGTAAGGCTGGGGCATACCGAACCTCAGCAATGGGCGCAGTATGCCTGGCAGATACTTGGCTCCCAGGGGCAGAAGCTTGTCAAGGAGGGGAAAACACTGGAAAGTACCGAGGATAATCTTGCCGAGCTCTCCAGAAATGCTCAGGAGTTCGCTGAAAAGCGCCTCCCGGTGCTCAAAGCTTTGGCTGTAGGCTAAGCTGTCAGTTCGATGGTGTACTCGGTAAAAAACTTTATCCCTCTGCAGCAGCTCTGGCAAGATGACCTGCTTCGGCAGACACTGCTGCGTCAGGCCCAGGGTGATCCGTACCTGTTTATTCTGTTGGCCAGTCGCAGTGCCCGGCTGAGTATGGAGAGCCATCTTGCTCAACTCCATCCAGGCAGCAGTGCTGATGATGCAGTGGCAAGGCTCATGGGTAAAGGATTCAGCCCTTCGCAAATCACCACAAGCTTTGCCCAAAGCTGGCTTTTGCAGGATACAGTCATCTATCTGCCCACGACATCACTGTGGCGCAGTGCCTGGTCTGGTGCCCTGTTGGCCTTTGTGCCTATAGTCTTTGGCTGGTACTGGATACTTACCCATATGCAGCTGACCCCCAGCAGTCTGGGTGCTTTTTTTACCACCACCGGAGCCCTTGCCATACCCACCTTGCTGCTGGCCTCTGGTATTGGCAGACTCTGGCGGCGAGCGTTCGCCGGTACACCAGCTCAGCTGCACCCTCAGTTTGCCCGCTGCGCTGTCAAGTGTGCCCGGAATTATCAGCCAGATCAGGAGTATATGCCTGACGTCTTCACTGGCTTCGCCCAGGCGCCTGAGTCGATCACCGAGACGGTGGCGTTGCACGATGCGGCTACGAAAGAGCAGATTATGGAAAACCACATCATAAATCTGAAAAATCAGCTGGCAATATGCTACACTGCCAGGCGAGTGTACGCGGCAAAATTGCTGGCTGAGCTTACTGGTGTCTATCACACTAAGGAGTAGTATACATGGCAGAAAAACAGACCATTACCATTGACGGCAAAAATTACAATCTCGATGAACTCAGTGAAGGGGCACGTGACCAGATCACCAACCTGCGGGTTACCGATCAGCAGATGGCTCAGCTGCAGCAGCAGCTTGCTATTGCCCAGACTGCTCGCGCAGCTTACGCGCAGGCCCTGCAAAAAGAGCTGGATAAGTAAGCTTTCTTATCCAGGGCAGCCACAGGCCGCTCAGAGAAGCACCTGTGGCTGTGTGTAGGATACATAACAGTGCTCGGCCATGTCAAAAATCAACTGGATGATATGTCCAATGTGCTCTGCGGTTTCATCCTGTGTGGCTACTTTCAATGAGAGGATGCCGATTGCACCACCTTGGAGCGAAATCATCCTGATTGACCTTGCCAGTATCCAGCAATTCATATTCAAAATGCGGTGTATAGGGTGCAAAGAGCTCTGGTGTTGGGGTGAAGTAAATCAGCTATTCGCTTGTCTTTCCAGCCGTCCTTGCCATTGTGAAGCAGCAGGGAAATAATAGGTGGCAAACGCAGGCTGCGCTTCTCACTGACATGTCGTTCCCAGCGCCTGAGCATGTAGCGCAGTATTTGATAACGAGACGCACTGTTCTGAGTGCTTTTGTGTTCCTGCAGAAAATACAGGTGTGCTGTTCCTGGATGGCAAGGGATTCAAATTTATTGGTGGATGCGCTGCGCTTATCCACCCTACAGTCTGCACACTACCAGCTATCCTATTTATCGTGGACATCCCTGTTGGGTTTTGGTTTTCTCGTATTCCTCTGAATCCGGTTCGCTCGGATCAAAGATCTACCACTTCAAAAGCCGTCTTGGCATCAAAAATGTTGACTGCGTAGCGGGAGAGTTCTTCCTCAGTTGCCTGGGCAATGCGCTCATGCACCGCTGGTGGTACAGAACCAAAGCGGCGCTCAATCTGGGTATACAGGATTTGAGCCTGGCCCTTGAGCATCCCCTCTTGTATCCCCTCTTGTCTGCCCTTGAGTATCCCTCTTGCTTCCCACTTCTCAATGACTGCGCTCATAACAGCCTCCTTGTGCTCAGGTATTTCATCCAGTGAGCGTTGTATTGGCATGTGGGTACTATTCAAGCATCCCCCGCAACCAAGGTTGACTGTGAAGATGTATTCTGGGTA
This portion of the Desulfurispirillum indicum S5 genome encodes:
- a CDS encoding DUF4351 domain-containing protein — protein: MSAVIEKWEARGILKGRQEGIQEGMLKGQAQILYTQIERRFGSVPPAVHERIAQATEEELSRYAVNIFDAKTAFEVVDL